The following are from one region of the Ochotona princeps isolate mOchPri1 chromosome 4, mOchPri1.hap1, whole genome shotgun sequence genome:
- the LOC131480111 gene encoding cytochrome b-c1 complex subunit 2, mitochondrial-like, with translation MKLLSRAGSFSRFYSLKVAPKVKTSAAPAGAPLSPQDLEFTKLPNGLVIASLENYAPASRIGLFIKAGSRYEDSNNLGTSHLLRLASSLTTKGASSFEITRGIEAVGGTLSVTATRENMTYTVECLRDDVDILMEFLLNVTTAPEFRRWEVAALQSQLRTDKAVAFQNPQTHVIENLHAAAYRNALANSLYCPDYRIGKVTSEELHHYVQNHFTSARMALVGLGVSHPVLKQYAEQFLNMRGGLGLAGAKAKYRGGEIREQTGDSLVHAALVAESAAVGSAEANAFSVLPHVLGAGPHVKRGSNATSLLYQAVAKGTHQPFDVSAFHASY, from the coding sequence ATGAAGCTGCTCTCCAGGGCAGGGTCCTTCTCGAGATTTTATTCCCTCAAAGTTGCTCCCAAAGTGAAGACATCGGCAGCCCCTGCAGGAGCGCCTCTGTCCCCACAGGACCTCGAGTTCACCAAATTACCAAATGGCCTAGTGATTGCTTCCTTGGAAAACTATGCCCCTGCATCCAGAATCGGTTTGTTCATCAAAGCGGGCAGTAGATACGAGGACTCCAACAACCTTGGGACCTCTCATTTGCTGCGTCTCGCATCCAGTCTGACTACAAAAGGAGCATCATCTTTCGAGATAACCCGTGGGATTGAAGCAGTTGGCGGTACACTAAGTGTGACTGCAACAAGGGAAAACATGACATACACTGTGGAATGCCTGCGAGATGATGTTGATATTCTAATGGAGTTCCTGCTCAATGTCACCACAGCACCAGAGTTCCGTCGCTGGGAAGTAGCTGCACTCCAGTCTCAGCTAAGGACTGACAAAGCCGTGGCTTTCCAGAATCCACAGACTCATGTCATTGAAAATTTGCATGCTGCAGCCTACCGTAATGCCTTGGCTAATTCCTTGTATTGTCCTGACTATAGGATTGGAAAAGTGACATCAGAGGAGTTGCATCACTATGTTCAGAACCATTTCACAAGCGCCAGGATGGCTTTGGTTGGACTTGGTGTGAGTCATCCTGTGCTGAAGCAATATGCTGAACAGTTCCTCAATATGAGGGGTGGGCTTGGTTTGGCTGGTGCAAAGGCCAAATACAGAGGAGGTGAAATCCGAGAACAGACTGGAGACAGCCTTGTCCATGCTGCTCTTGTAGCCGAAAGCGCTGCCGTGGGAAGTGCAGAAGCAAATGCATTCAGTGTCCTTCCGCACGTCCTCGGTGCCGGACCCCACGTCAAGAGGGGCAGCAACGCCACCAGCCTCCTCTACCAGGCCGTTGCCAAGGGGACTCACCAGCCATTTGATGTTTCCGCTTTTCATGCCAGTTActag